TCCTGGCCGGGGAGGCGGGCTTGGGCGAGCGAGTCAGAGCCGCCGCGAAGCTGCCACCCATCTGGGCGGCGCTGGCGGGGCTCGGGGTCAATCTGCTGGCCCTACCCCTGCCGCTCAGCCTGACGCGGGGGCTGTCGCTCCTTGGCGACGCCGCCATTCCCGTAATGCTCTTGTCCCTGGGCGTCCAGGTCTACCGCTCCTGGGTCTGGGACGTAGACGCTTTGGCCTTGCGGGCCTCGTTCTACCGCCTCGTGGCCAGCCCGCTCGTGGCCTACGCCGTCGGCGCGGCTCTCGGCTTGCGCGGGCTCGACCTCAGCGTGCTCGTGTTGATGGCCGCCATGCCCAGCGCCGTCACCATGTTCGTTGTCGCCGTCGAGGTCAAGGGCGACTACGAGGGCATCGCCCGCACGGTGGTGGCGACGACCCTGGGTTCCTTGGCGGTGATCGTCGCGGTGATCTTTTTCATGCCGAGCTAAAAGGGCCCAGTGGCCCTAAGCTCGGCTAAAAGAGCCCAGTGGCTCCAAGCTCAGCTAAAAGAGCCCAGTGGCTCCAAGCTTCAAAACCAACAGGCCCCGGTGAACCGAAGTGGGTTCACCGGGGCCTGTTGCAAGCAATGGTTGGCGTGAACGCTACAACTGCTGAAGCCTCTCGTAGGCGCTCTCGGCCCGCTCGCGCACCGCGCTGTGGTTGGTGGTGCGACCGCCCATCATCATGTGCATCTCCATGTGCTTGTCCACGTCGCCGAAGATGCTGTTCAGGACCTCGACCTCGTCCTTGGCGCGCAAGCTGGCGTCGTCGCGGAACAGGGTGGTGTAGGTGTACTCGAACTCCTGGTCGCTCATCTCGCCCGACAGGTACTGCTCCAAGAGGCGCTTGTAGGGTGTCAGGTCGCTCTGCGCCTGGACCTGGCCGACGGCGCCGCCCGTGGGCGTGTGGGGGACGTGCTGAAAGCCCGCCTCGAGCGCGTCGGGGGTGATGCTCCAGTTGTCCGCGTCGAAGACCGCCTCGCCGTCGCGGAAGAGGATCACCTGCGGCGACTGGTGGACGATGTTCGTCCTTTCGGCGACGAGATTGCTGGCCGGCCGGGCCTCGACCACGCGGATCACCCCGACCATGAGGTCGTCGCGGTCCTGCAACCGCTCCTGCAAAAAGCCGAAGCCCTGCATGGTCTTGTGGCAGGTGCCCGCCTTGAAGATGACGCTGGTCGGATGCTGCCCCAAAAAGCTCTCGACATCCTCGGGGCTCGTCAGGTTGAAGATTCTGTCTCTTAGGCTCATATGTTACCTCTTGACCATTCTAGGCAGGATGCGCGGCGGGGCGTGTCGTGCGGGCTTACGTTGTCGGTCCGGCGCGACTAAGGCGTAGGGTGAGCCTTTTGCTCTTATGCGGCCGCTCTCGAGGCGTGCCCGTTGTCAGCCTTGCCGTTGACCACGGGCGCGCGACTTGCTAAGCTTTTGTGGGCTTGGAGAGGTGTCCGAGTGGTTTAAGGAGCACGCCTGGAAAGCGTGTGTGTGGGGTAACCTGCACCGCGGGTTCGAATCCCGCTCTCTCCGCCAGGGACGCACAAACAGAAACCCCCGGTTCTGGCCGGGGTTTTCGTTTGGGCGATTACTGCCAATTTACTGCCAATTTACGACCAACTTTTCAGTTCAAGACCGCCGGGGTTGTGCTCGAGCCCAGCAGCTCGCCAAGGTTGACGAACCGCTCAGGCGCTACCGCGACCTGAAAGCCTCGTTCTACCGCGAGTCCCTCGTCTCTGAAATTATCCAAGCCCAGAAGTCACCTTCTCTGGACGGCAAGCTGATTGCTGATCTCGAGCACCAGATAAACGACATCGTTTACAGCATGTATGGAGTCAACAACGACCACGACCGTGCCATCATTGAAAATGTCGTGGGTGGTGAGGTGACACCCGAGGAAGTAGAGCTCGAGGAGGTCAGGAAGAATCTTCAAGAGGCCATCGAGCTGTATATGGAGAGCGCTGCCCTGGATGACGAGGCGATCAGTCCGGTGCAGTATGAGGTTCTGGAGTTGGATGTGGCGCTGTCACCAGCCAAACAAACTGTTTAGGGGACAAACGGGGTATTACGGTATGGGGTATACTGCGGTCATGGAAGAAAGCGCGCGCTCGAAAGTTACCGAGAAATACCAGGCCACGATTCCCGCACCGATCCGCAAGGTGCTGGGGGTAAAAAAGGGTGACACGGTGATCTTCGAGGTGGTTGGCGGCCAGGTGGTCTTGCGGCGAATGCCGCCTCTCGACAGGGATTACTTGGGCGCCCTTACGGCAACGCTTGGCGAGTGGAACTCAAAGGAAGATGACGACGCCTACGGCGGGCTTTGAACGGTTCAGTGTGTGGTTGCTGCCTTTTCCCTTTACGGACAAGCTGGCGAGCAAAAGGCGGCCGGCCGTGGTGGTCTCGAGCGAGGCCGCGTTCAATACGCCCGCAGGTCACAGCGTGATGGCGATGATTACCTCCGCGCGTCACAGCGCCTGGCCTCTTGACGTTTCAATTGGCGAGCTTGGTAGCGCCGGTTTGCCCGCGCCCTCGGTCGTACGCATGAAGCTCTTCACTCTCGACCACCGGCTGGCGCTGCGGCCTCTGGGCATGCTCGCCGGGGCTGACCAGGAGGCGCTCGAGGTTGCGCTAGCACGCTTGCTGACGAATGGCCCAGCAGCGTGACGGCAAAGGTTTGAAAGGAAGAGGCATGGCGATGAAACTCAAAGTTGTCATTCATGAAGAGGCACTCGATGAGCGGGACAAAGCACGTAAAACACCTAGTGCTCTGCCAAGCACAAATTGACAGGTGAAAGTAAGCTTGTCATTGCGCGCAAAGGTGAAGCAATATACTGTGCCGCAGGGGCAAAATGCAACATTTGCGCACTTGTTTTGTCCTCGTAATCACTCATCAAAATAAGATTGACAGAGCACTAGCAGGTCTTGCCAAAGACGCCCTCGAGTACCCGTCACAGCGGGCGCCGGCGGTGGCGGCGAGGGGCATTCGGCGCGCCGAATGCCATTCAGTCGTCCGGGTCGTCCGGGTCCAGGTCCTCCTCGTCGGCGGGCGGCTGACTGTCGCCTTGATTGCGGCTGGGATCGACGCCCTGCTCGCGGCTGGGGTCCGGCGTGGGGACAGGCGTGGGCAGGCCGTCGTCGGCGGGCTGGTCTTGCGGCTTCCGGTCGTCCATGATCTTCTCCTTTGCGAGCCCAGTCTAGCCAAGGGAGCGCAACCAAACCCTAACCACGAGGAGGCGCGTCAGTAGCAGACGGTCCGGGTGCGGTGGCGCGGCCGCTGCTTGTAGATCTCGCCTTGGCCCCGGTTCCAGAGCAGGTAGTCGAGGTCGCGAGCCGAGACTTGGTGACCGGTGCTCTTTAGGACGACGGTCATGAGCTCGACCGCATGCACGGCGGCCGCGCGGATCTCGATCTCCTCGCTCGAGCCCGGCTCGACGAGTTCGCCGGCTTCGATGCGCCCTGCCAGCGCCTCGTCGTAATGGAGCAGGCCGTCGACGCGCAAAACGTGCGGAACGAGGTTGTCGGCGAAGACGGTGAGCTTGTCCAAGTCCCTGAAGTAGCCGAGGCCACAGGGTAGGGCCACT
This window of the Deinococcota bacterium genome carries:
- a CDS encoding AEC family transporter produces the protein MDAVGTTLNSVLPAFFLIAVGILAGRLFPALDMNTLTRLTVYFMIPALVFGAIVSTTLTLSAASLIALAYLLYLLVLAVLSALGSRGLTLTQQRGMMVTSLFGNTGNMGLPITLFAYGSEGLDRGVVIFVLSLILMFAAGPTLLAGEAGLGERVRAAAKLPPIWAALAGLGVNLLALPLPLSLTRGLSLLGDAAIPVMLLSLGVQVYRSWVWDVDALALRASFYRLVASPLVAYAVGAALGLRGLDLSVLVLMAAMPSAVTMFVVAVEVKGDYEGIARTVVATTLGSLAVIVAVIFFMPS
- a CDS encoding DUF2847 family protein yields the protein MSLRDRIFNLTSPEDVESFLGQHPTSVIFKAGTCHKTMQGFGFLQERLQDRDDLMVGVIRVVEARPASNLVAERTNIVHQSPQVILFRDGEAVFDADNWSITPDALEAGFQHVPHTPTGGAVGQVQAQSDLTPYKRLLEQYLSGEMSDQEFEYTYTTLFRDDASLRAKDEVEVLNSIFGDVDKHMEMHMMMGGRTTNHSAVRERAESAYERLQQL
- a CDS encoding type II toxin-antitoxin system PrlF family antitoxin → MEESARSKVTEKYQATIPAPIRKVLGVKKGDTVIFEVVGGQVVLRRMPPLDRDYLGALTATLGEWNSKEDDDAYGGL
- a CDS encoding type II toxin-antitoxin system PemK/MazF family toxin; its protein translation is MTTPTAGFERFSVWLLPFPFTDKLASKRRPAVVVSSEAAFNTPAGHSVMAMITSARHSAWPLDVSIGELGSAGLPAPSVVRMKLFTLDHRLALRPLGMLAGADQEALEVALARLLTNGPAA